One Edaphobacter bradus DNA window includes the following coding sequences:
- a CDS encoding GvpL/GvpF family gas vesicle protein: MAWYAYCIAERQSFPELCRHRRPMPLTGVAGLFGNQTFLFPASELAIVVSEHNAEDSARLDQQAQKDHARVIAECFKHSTVLPFRFGTTFEDDDALRRSVRSNQRHFLANVERLRGKAEMHLKVLVDDTCPGTTTRNMTVGQQYLTSLRESASRQRERQSKARALSVQMHRMFLPLAEEITCKRTDSGKMLLDIAHLIDHKTVERYQNKYTSATQQMKECQMQLSGPWPPYHFVHRSGAQHSA; encoded by the coding sequence ATGGCATGGTACGCATACTGTATTGCAGAGAGACAGTCCTTTCCGGAACTTTGCCGGCACCGACGTCCGATGCCCTTGACCGGGGTCGCCGGGCTGTTCGGAAACCAAACATTCCTCTTTCCCGCAAGTGAGTTAGCCATCGTCGTCTCGGAGCACAACGCCGAGGACAGTGCCCGCCTGGACCAGCAGGCCCAGAAGGACCACGCCCGCGTTATCGCTGAGTGCTTCAAACATTCAACCGTACTTCCCTTCCGCTTTGGTACAACCTTTGAAGATGACGACGCGCTGCGTCGCTCGGTGCGGTCAAACCAACGGCACTTCCTGGCCAACGTCGAGCGGCTGCGTGGCAAGGCCGAGATGCACCTGAAGGTACTCGTCGACGACACCTGCCCCGGCACGACGACGCGCAACATGACGGTGGGTCAGCAGTACCTGACCAGCCTTCGTGAGAGCGCGAGTCGCCAGCGAGAGCGTCAGTCGAAGGCGCGCGCGCTTTCGGTCCAGATGCACCGCATGTTCCTTCCGCTCGCCGAGGAGATCACCTGCAAGCGGACGGATTCGGGCAAGATGCTTCTGGACATCGCCCACCTGATCGACCACAAGACCGTGGAGCGATACCAGAACAAGTACACGTCGGCGACCCAGCAGATGAAGGAGTGCCAGATGCAGCTTTCGGGCCCGTGGCCTCCGTACCACTTTGTGCATCGCTCAGGCGCGCAACACTCGGCCTGA
- a CDS encoding efflux RND transporter periplasmic adaptor subunit, translating to MTHNAQTGTQSSSRAPYIGAAAFFLMLILVGIMFLLPKLRHRDALEAEAKEAAGPPTVMTTVLKEGESGGHIELPATVQAFDQTPIYARTSGYLKARYVDIGDHVHKGQLLAVIDDPQTDQALMQARATVAQNKAQLAQAQANAALSKVTNERWQNLQKEGVVAQQDADQRYAQAGADAASVAAAQANIAAGEANVRSLTEQVSFARVVAPFNGIILSRSVDTGSLISSGSQNSVTQMFTIGQADTIRVFVSVPQASAVGLRKDSLARVALRELPGKVYTGRVARTSQSIDPSTRTLLVEVDLRNDGHILPGMYATVIFDLPRGGPAPVLLPANALVIRTSGPQAVVVDSNNIAHFRSIVLGRDLGTQTEVVGGLKAGDVVVLSPGDAVTDGAKVQPQQR from the coding sequence ATGACGCACAACGCCCAGACCGGAACGCAATCCTCAAGCCGAGCACCCTACATTGGTGCGGCGGCGTTTTTTCTCATGCTGATTCTGGTCGGCATTATGTTCCTGCTGCCGAAGCTGCGCCACAGAGATGCACTGGAGGCTGAGGCCAAGGAGGCCGCAGGGCCGCCCACGGTGATGACCACGGTCCTCAAGGAGGGCGAGAGCGGTGGCCATATTGAGCTTCCAGCGACCGTGCAGGCGTTTGATCAGACTCCTATCTATGCGCGTACCTCCGGCTACCTGAAGGCCCGGTATGTCGATATCGGCGACCACGTACACAAGGGGCAACTGCTGGCGGTGATCGACGATCCGCAGACCGACCAGGCGCTGATGCAGGCGAGGGCAACGGTTGCCCAGAACAAGGCGCAGCTGGCTCAGGCGCAGGCCAACGCGGCGCTTTCCAAAGTGACAAATGAACGGTGGCAGAACCTGCAGAAGGAGGGCGTGGTGGCGCAGCAGGATGCTGACCAGAGATATGCCCAGGCCGGGGCGGATGCCGCTTCCGTCGCCGCCGCGCAGGCCAACATTGCGGCGGGCGAGGCCAATGTCCGCAGCCTTACAGAACAGGTTTCGTTCGCCCGCGTGGTCGCTCCGTTCAACGGCATTATTCTGTCGCGCTCGGTCGATACCGGTTCGCTAATCAGTTCGGGCAGCCAGAACAGCGTGACCCAGATGTTTACCATCGGTCAGGCAGATACCATCCGCGTCTTCGTGAGCGTGCCGCAGGCCAGCGCTGTGGGGCTGAGGAAGGACTCCCTTGCCAGGGTTGCGCTTCGTGAGCTTCCCGGGAAGGTTTATACCGGGAGGGTTGCGCGCACGAGCCAGAGCATCGATCCCAGCACGCGCACACTGTTGGTGGAGGTGGACCTGAGGAACGACGGGCATATTCTGCCGGGCATGTATGCGACGGTCATCTTCGATCTGCCGCGAGGCGGTCCGGCTCCTGTGCTGCTTCCGGCAAACGCGCTGGTCATCCGCACCTCGGGGCCGCAGGCAGTAGTGGTGGATAGCAATAATATTGCTCACTTCCGGTCGATCGTGCTGGGGCGGGATCTGGGGACGCAGACTGAAGTCGTCGGCGGATTGAAGGCCGGCGATGTTGTTGTGCTGAGCCCGGGAGACGCGGTCACGGATGGGGCGAAGGTTCAGCCGCAGCAGCGTTGA
- a CDS encoding OmpA family protein, translating to MRTNERFFSALALMGLILPNYSGVLHAQEANPTAQTSPEQKENAITKQDDGVYLYRVKVVQRDLDAVNFLHRTGYTMLAFKGTTLLPLAKGEAKVTSERGGIVIEARFQGLPPANSFGAEYLTYVLWAITPDGRPSNLGEVLPAGTKNDITVTTALQSFGLVVTAEPYFSVTQPSDVVVLQNQILQDKTNGVLEKVNAHYLLLPRGTYAETDGAKTIANPITRNEKSPLEFYQANNAVRIAQQAEADKYAPDILREAMQDLKNAADIDRGKKPDRKMEITFARQAVQRSEDARLVTLRKQAAERQMNAEMAKRDAETQAQQAQLQAQQAQMQAQQAQLQAQQAQLEAERAAAAKAQADAERARAEAEAAAAQAKAAESAKSAQSATEAREKLRSQLNSVLATSETARGLIVNMSDVLFDTGKYTLKPNTQISLAKVAGILQAYPGLKLQVEGYTDSTGTPEFNQKLSENRAGAVREFLVGQGVAEGNIAAAGYGENKPVADNKTAAGRAQNRRVQLVVSGDAIGVQSSAPEDSEAAAAPGAAAETGTSTPPQ from the coding sequence ATGAGAACGAATGAACGGTTTTTTTCGGCCCTGGCTTTGATGGGTCTGATCCTCCCCAACTACTCGGGCGTCCTCCATGCTCAGGAAGCAAATCCAACTGCGCAGACCTCGCCGGAGCAAAAAGAGAATGCAATTACAAAGCAGGACGATGGCGTCTACCTGTACCGGGTGAAGGTGGTGCAGCGCGATCTGGACGCGGTGAACTTCCTGCATCGCACCGGCTATACGATGCTTGCGTTCAAGGGAACGACTCTGCTGCCACTGGCCAAGGGCGAGGCGAAGGTGACCAGCGAGCGCGGCGGCATTGTGATCGAAGCAAGGTTTCAGGGATTGCCGCCTGCCAATAGCTTTGGCGCGGAGTACCTGACCTATGTGCTGTGGGCGATTACTCCCGATGGCCGCCCGAGTAACCTGGGCGAGGTTCTACCGGCAGGTACGAAGAACGACATTACGGTGACGACGGCGCTGCAGTCGTTTGGGCTTGTGGTGACGGCGGAGCCTTACTTCTCCGTGACGCAGCCGAGCGACGTGGTTGTGCTGCAGAACCAGATCCTTCAAGACAAGACAAACGGCGTTCTGGAGAAGGTGAACGCGCACTATCTGCTGCTTCCGCGTGGAACGTATGCGGAGACCGATGGAGCGAAGACGATCGCGAATCCGATTACGCGGAATGAGAAGTCTCCGCTTGAGTTCTACCAGGCCAACAATGCAGTTCGCATTGCGCAGCAGGCTGAGGCAGATAAATATGCTCCGGACATCCTGCGCGAGGCGATGCAGGACCTGAAGAATGCGGCTGATATCGATCGCGGCAAGAAACCGGACCGCAAGATGGAAATCACCTTCGCGCGCCAGGCGGTGCAACGCTCCGAGGATGCCCGGCTGGTGACGCTGCGCAAGCAGGCTGCGGAGCGTCAGATGAACGCCGAGATGGCCAAGCGCGATGCGGAGACTCAGGCGCAGCAGGCCCAGTTGCAGGCGCAGCAGGCACAGATGCAGGCACAGCAGGCGCAACTGCAGGCACAACAGGCCCAGCTTGAGGCAGAGCGCGCCGCGGCCGCCAAGGCCCAGGCCGACGCCGAGCGCGCCCGCGCGGAGGCAGAAGCTGCAGCCGCCCAGGCCAAGGCCGCGGAGTCTGCAAAGAGCGCACAGAGCGCAACCGAAGCCCGCGAGAAGCTGCGCTCGCAGTTGAACAGCGTGCTTGCGACGAGCGAGACGGCGCGCGGCCTGATTGTGAATATGTCGGACGTGCTGTTCGATACGGGCAAGTACACGCTGAAGCCGAATACGCAGATCAGCCTGGCGAAGGTGGCGGGCATTCTGCAGGCGTACCCAGGGCTGAAGCTGCAGGTTGAGGGCTATACAGACAGCACGGGCACCCCGGAGTTTAACCAGAAGCTCTCGGAGAACCGGGCCGGCGCCGTGCGGGAGTTCCTGGTGGGACAAGGCGTCGCAGAGGGCAACATTGCGGCGGCCGGGTATGGCGAGAACAAGCCGGTCGCCGATAACAAGACAGCGGCAGGACGCGCGCAGAACCGGCGCGTGCAGCTCGTCGTCTCAGGCGACGCGATCGGCGTGCAGTCGAGCGCGCCGGAGGATTCGGAGGCCGCTGCTGCGCCTGGTGCTGCTGCAGAGACGGGAACCTCAACCCCGCCGCAGTAA
- a CDS encoding ABC transporter ATP-binding protein has protein sequence MIVEIEGLRKVYDGKQRVVAVDGIDLGVQEGELYGLLGPNGAGKTTTISICTTRALPTAGRVRIAGIDVIEAPAAARRGIGVVPQYNTLDRACTIYENIYFHCLFFGFSRADAKQRTNQLLEQFHLTERADAYPSQLSGGLAQRVQIARAIAHHPKVLFLDEPSAGLDPQSRIAMWEAVRGLREEGITVVLTTHYMEEADELCDRVAIIDHGKILVEDTPAALKNSVGAQRVYELDLRSQQGIPVLVEELERRPGVASVETTATGVRILAEGTEGLISEVVNAADPYGLRDLTITETSLETVFIRLTGRDLRE, from the coding sequence GTGATTGTTGAGATCGAAGGGCTCCGCAAGGTGTATGACGGCAAACAACGCGTTGTCGCTGTCGACGGCATCGACCTTGGCGTGCAGGAAGGCGAGTTGTATGGTCTTCTGGGGCCTAACGGCGCGGGAAAGACCACGACAATCAGCATCTGCACGACGCGCGCGCTGCCAACCGCAGGCAGGGTGCGGATTGCGGGCATCGATGTGATCGAAGCGCCGGCGGCGGCACGGCGGGGCATCGGCGTGGTGCCGCAGTACAACACACTCGACCGAGCGTGCACGATCTACGAGAACATCTACTTCCACTGCCTGTTCTTCGGATTTTCGCGGGCGGATGCGAAGCAACGGACGAACCAGCTTCTGGAGCAGTTTCACCTTACGGAGCGCGCCGATGCGTATCCGTCACAGCTCTCGGGTGGCCTGGCGCAGCGCGTTCAGATTGCGCGCGCAATCGCACACCATCCCAAGGTGCTCTTTCTGGATGAGCCGAGCGCAGGGCTCGATCCGCAGAGCCGCATCGCGATGTGGGAGGCGGTGCGCGGCCTGCGCGAAGAGGGCATCACCGTCGTGCTGACTACGCACTACATGGAAGAGGCCGACGAGCTCTGCGACCGCGTCGCCATCATCGACCACGGAAAGATTCTGGTGGAGGACACGCCTGCTGCGCTCAAGAACTCGGTTGGCGCGCAGCGGGTGTACGAGCTTGATCTTCGCAGCCAGCAAGGGATTCCGGTTCTGGTTGAGGAGCTTGAACGCCGCCCCGGAGTCGCCAGCGTTGAGACGACAGCTACAGGAGTTCGGATTCTTGCAGAGGGCACCGAGGGTTTGATCTCGGAGGTCGTCAACGCCGCCGACCCTTACGGCCTGCGCGATCTGACCATCACGGAAACCAGCCTGGAGACGGTCTTTATCCGGCTCACGGGAAGAGACCTTCGCGAGTAG
- a CDS encoding ABC transporter permease, producing MTQYARAFAGLFLRDLHVLRRELFPFVIRVCMNPMLFLFVFTFIMPHMSGGAAMNPTAAMAGGNFSTVLLPGLMAVAIMFSGIAAVALPLAQEFGITREIDDRVMCPLPVAAVAIEKICFSAMQSIIAAAVVFPLAYYIPTTPVVAHVASWPYLILVLVLASVTSGALGLTIGTTVKPQQIGLIFGVVVMPITFLGCVYYPWAALNHIRWLQLGVLVNPIVYMSEGLRSALTPALPHMSPVLILGMLVFFLVLLTWLGIRGFLRRIIG from the coding sequence ATGACGCAGTATGCGCGTGCGTTTGCCGGTCTGTTCCTGCGCGATCTTCATGTGCTGCGGCGCGAGCTCTTCCCTTTCGTCATCCGCGTCTGCATGAATCCGATGCTGTTCCTGTTCGTCTTCACGTTCATCATGCCGCACATGAGCGGCGGCGCGGCGATGAACCCAACGGCTGCGATGGCAGGAGGAAACTTCAGCACGGTTCTTCTACCCGGGCTGATGGCCGTGGCGATTATGTTCAGCGGGATTGCTGCGGTTGCGCTTCCGCTGGCGCAGGAGTTCGGCATTACGCGTGAGATTGACGACCGCGTGATGTGTCCGCTGCCGGTGGCGGCGGTTGCGATCGAGAAGATCTGCTTCTCGGCGATGCAGAGCATCATCGCGGCAGCGGTGGTCTTTCCGCTGGCCTACTACATCCCGACTACGCCGGTCGTGGCGCACGTTGCGAGCTGGCCTTACCTCATCCTGGTGCTTGTGCTGGCGAGCGTGACCTCGGGCGCGCTCGGGTTGACCATTGGCACGACGGTCAAGCCGCAGCAGATCGGCTTGATCTTCGGCGTCGTCGTGATGCCGATCACCTTTCTGGGCTGCGTGTACTATCCGTGGGCTGCGCTCAATCACATCCGATGGCTGCAGCTCGGAGTCCTGGTCAATCCGATCGTTTACATGAGCGAGGGCCTGCGCTCGGCGCTAACGCCGGCGCTGCCGCATATGTCACCGGTGCTGATTCTCGGCATGCTGGTGTTCTTCCTTGTGCTGCTGACGTGGCTCGGGATTCGGGGGTTCCTGCGCCGGATTATCGGGTAG
- a CDS encoding efflux RND transporter permease subunit yields MWIVRLALRRPYTFVVMSVLILVLGIVSIETMSTDIFPTIDIPVVTMVWSYSGTSPDEMEKRFTTISERAMTTTVNDIEHLESQSVSGVSIIKVFFQPGTKIEAAVAQVTAVNQTILRVLPPGTTPPFILQFSASNVPILQAVLSSDKLSESDLYDLGLQFVRTQLATVQGAQVPAPYGGKSRQIMVDLDLGQLYAKGLSPTDVVNALTAQNLILPAGTAKVGTTDYIVRTNASPQILNQLNELPIKSINGAMIYIRDIGQVHDGAAIQQNIVRVNGQRAVLLTILKAASASTLDIVKRVRERMPLIQAGLSRDLRIDLQFDQSIFVRAALQGVVKEAVIAATLTALMILLFLGSWRSTVIVAISIPLSILTSIIVLKFLGQTLNTMTLGGLGLAVGILVDDATVEIENIHRNLGLGKEIEPAILDGAAQIAVPAFVSTLAICIVFVPVVFLSGAAKSLFTPLGMAVVFAMLASYLLSRTLVPTMVKFLLASEVEMYQDHAEHEAGYVEKTKPGLFWRLHFRFNAAFERFRQRYQKVLHWVLEHAAFSLGCFALFALLSACLAPFIGQDFFPAVDAGTFRLHVRTAPGTRIEEVERIFGEIDATIRQEIPASELSLVLDDIGIPNGSFNLAFGDGSLTDVQDGEILVALNEKHHPTMGYRIRLREILRKKFPDVTFYFQASDIVNQILNFGLPAPIDIQISGRQFYANYALAQKVRREVAGVPGAVDVHINQVVYAPEFRVNVDRSRAQTIGLTEASVANSMLYALSGSGQATPNYWLNPENGVNYQVVVQTPQYKLDSLAALESIPITANNSPAANTSSFAPGPQLLNNLARVDRATSPAVTNHYNVQPVFDVFASASRRDLGGVARDIDKIIDKYRKQVPPGTQITMRGQVSSMRDSFTGLGLGMIFAVLLVYLLMVVNFQSWLDPFIILTALPGAACGILWMLFLSGTTFSVPSLMGAIMTIGVATANSILIVTFANDQRRAGMNALEAAAAAGVTRLRPVLMTALAMIIGMLPMSLGMGEGGEQNAPLGRAVIGGLIVATFTTLLVVPIIYSRLRRHDPETMRIEELPE; encoded by the coding sequence ATGTGGATTGTTCGACTGGCGCTACGGCGGCCGTACACCTTCGTCGTGATGTCAGTGTTGATTCTCGTCCTCGGCATCGTGAGCATCGAGACGATGAGCACGGACATCTTTCCGACCATCGATATTCCCGTGGTGACGATGGTATGGAGCTACTCAGGAACGAGCCCCGACGAGATGGAGAAGCGGTTCACGACCATAAGTGAACGCGCGATGACGACGACTGTGAACGACATCGAGCACCTCGAGTCGCAGTCCGTCAGCGGTGTCTCCATCATCAAGGTCTTCTTCCAGCCGGGCACGAAGATCGAGGCCGCGGTCGCGCAGGTGACGGCGGTGAATCAGACGATTCTGCGCGTCCTTCCTCCGGGCACAACGCCGCCCTTCATTCTGCAGTTCAGCGCGTCGAATGTGCCGATTCTGCAGGCGGTCCTTTCGAGCGACAAGCTCTCCGAGTCTGACCTCTATGACCTTGGCCTGCAATTTGTGCGCACGCAACTGGCTACGGTACAGGGAGCGCAGGTTCCGGCGCCGTATGGCGGCAAGTCGCGGCAGATTATGGTGGACCTTGACCTCGGGCAGCTATACGCTAAGGGCCTTTCGCCAACCGACGTGGTCAATGCGCTGACGGCGCAGAACCTGATTCTGCCGGCGGGAACGGCGAAGGTGGGAACGACGGACTATATTGTCCGCACGAACGCGAGTCCGCAGATTCTCAATCAGCTCAATGAGCTTCCTATCAAGAGCATCAATGGCGCGATGATCTATATACGCGACATCGGCCAGGTGCACGATGGCGCAGCGATTCAGCAGAATATCGTGCGCGTCAACGGGCAACGCGCGGTACTGTTGACCATCCTAAAAGCGGCTTCGGCATCGACACTGGATATCGTCAAGCGTGTGCGCGAGCGGATGCCTCTGATCCAGGCAGGGCTGTCACGGGACCTCAGGATCGATCTGCAGTTCGACCAGTCGATCTTCGTTCGCGCGGCGCTGCAGGGAGTGGTGAAGGAAGCCGTGATTGCCGCGACCCTCACGGCGCTGATGATTCTGCTGTTCCTCGGCAGCTGGCGCAGCACGGTGATTGTTGCCATCTCGATTCCGCTGTCGATCCTGACGTCGATCATCGTGCTGAAGTTCCTGGGCCAGACGCTGAACACGATGACGCTGGGAGGACTTGGACTGGCGGTCGGCATTCTGGTGGACGACGCCACGGTGGAGATTGAAAACATCCACCGCAATCTGGGACTGGGCAAGGAGATCGAGCCTGCGATTCTGGATGGCGCAGCGCAGATCGCGGTTCCCGCCTTTGTCTCGACGCTGGCGATCTGCATTGTCTTCGTGCCGGTGGTCTTTCTGTCGGGCGCAGCCAAGAGTCTTTTCACTCCGCTCGGGATGGCGGTGGTGTTTGCGATGCTGGCGTCGTATCTGCTCTCCCGCACGCTGGTTCCCACGATGGTCAAGTTCCTGCTGGCCAGCGAGGTGGAGATGTATCAGGACCACGCGGAGCACGAGGCCGGCTACGTGGAGAAGACGAAGCCGGGCCTGTTCTGGAGGCTTCACTTCCGCTTCAATGCAGCGTTCGAGCGGTTTCGCCAGCGCTACCAGAAGGTGCTGCACTGGGTGCTGGAACATGCCGCGTTCTCGCTGGGATGCTTTGCGCTGTTCGCGTTGCTCTCGGCCTGCCTCGCTCCATTTATCGGGCAGGACTTCTTCCCTGCCGTCGATGCGGGCACGTTCCGCCTGCATGTGCGCACGGCTCCGGGGACGCGCATTGAGGAGGTCGAGCGCATCTTTGGCGAGATCGATGCGACGATTCGCCAGGAGATTCCAGCCAGCGAGTTGTCCCTGGTCCTCGATGACATCGGCATCCCGAATGGCAGCTTCAATCTGGCCTTCGGCGATGGAAGCCTGACCGATGTGCAGGATGGCGAGATCCTGGTCGCGCTCAACGAGAAGCACCATCCGACAATGGGATACCGGATACGACTGCGGGAGATTCTTCGCAAGAAGTTTCCCGATGTGACGTTCTACTTTCAGGCTTCCGACATCGTTAATCAGATTTTAAACTTCGGCCTGCCTGCGCCGATCGATATCCAGATCAGCGGACGACAGTTTTATGCGAACTACGCTCTGGCGCAGAAAGTCAGGCGGGAGGTCGCCGGAGTGCCGGGAGCCGTCGACGTCCACATCAACCAGGTGGTGTACGCTCCGGAGTTTCGCGTGAACGTCGATCGCAGCCGCGCCCAGACGATTGGCCTGACGGAGGCGAGCGTCGCCAACAGCATGCTGTATGCGCTGTCGGGCAGCGGGCAGGCGACCCCGAACTACTGGCTGAACCCGGAGAACGGCGTCAACTATCAGGTAGTGGTGCAGACTCCTCAGTACAAACTGGACTCACTTGCCGCGCTGGAGAGCATCCCAATCACGGCGAATAACAGTCCTGCCGCGAATACGAGCAGCTTCGCTCCCGGGCCGCAGTTGCTGAACAACCTGGCGCGCGTGGATCGCGCGACCAGTCCGGCGGTGACGAACCACTACAACGTGCAGCCCGTCTTCGACGTCTTCGCCTCGGCGAGCAGACGCGACCTGGGCGGCGTGGCGCGCGACATCGACAAGATCATCGACAAGTATCGCAAGCAGGTTCCACCGGGCACGCAGATCACGATGCGCGGGCAGGTTTCGAGCATGCGCGACTCCTTCACGGGCCTTGGACTGGGGATGATCTTTGCTGTGCTGCTGGTCTACCTGCTGATGGTCGTCAACTTCCAGAGCTGGCTGGACCCGTTCATCATCCTGACGGCGCTGCCGGGCGCGGCGTGCGGCATTCTATGGATGCTCTTCCTTTCGGGAACGACCTTCAGCGTGCCTTCGCTGATGGGGGCCATTATGACGATCGGCGTGGCGACGGCGAACTCCATCCTGATCGTGACGTTCGCCAACGACCAGCGCAGGGCCGGTATGAATGCGCTGGAGGCCGCAGCGGCGGCGGGCGTGACGCGTCTGCGTCCTGTGCTGATGACGGCACTGGCCATGATCATCGGCATGTTGCCGATGTCACTGGGCATGGGCGAAGGCGGTGAGCAGAATGCTCCGCTGGGACGCGCGGTGATCGGCGGCCTGATCGTCGCTACGTTTACCACGCTGCTGGTGGTGCCCATTATCTACAGCCGTCTGCGCCGGCATGATCCGGAGACGATGCGGATCGAAGAGTTGCCGGAGTAG
- a CDS encoding DUF481 domain-containing protein: MRALWSLAALGLASALFFQTAVAQAPAPDEIVFKNGERLMGTLENGVGNTVIFKSESVGEVTVSLDKVKELRSRGNFVVLKAGEKITRTSKTPGAIAFGESTVTARPSGRAPETVANKDLAYIIDSATFQKEVIENPGPLQGWNGSITGGATVLDSSSYGQTLTLGIGLIRAIPSVPYLPARTRTTFNLLETYGKLTQPVIPQTKPPSPDSVAKTNIFHTDFEHDKYLTPRFYMLGDLSYDHNYSQGLDLQQIYGGGLGYTVFQTPIQELDFKTDIHYERQNFVQYPPPKVSTPNQNLIGSTFGEAYKRNLPYKLLFTESGTYIQSWNNTHAYSAIFASGLTLPTYKRLSLSVNLLDTYLNNPAFGYQKNSLQFVTGVTYTLH; the protein is encoded by the coding sequence ATGCGTGCTCTCTGGAGCCTCGCCGCGTTGGGCCTTGCCTCGGCGCTCTTCTTTCAAACGGCGGTCGCACAGGCTCCCGCCCCGGACGAGATCGTCTTCAAGAACGGCGAGCGGCTCATGGGAACTCTCGAAAACGGCGTCGGCAACACAGTCATCTTCAAGAGCGAATCCGTCGGCGAGGTCACCGTCTCTCTCGACAAGGTCAAGGAACTGCGGTCCCGCGGCAACTTCGTCGTGCTCAAGGCTGGTGAAAAGATTACCCGCACCTCCAAGACTCCCGGCGCCATCGCCTTCGGCGAGTCAACCGTGACGGCCCGCCCCTCCGGTAGAGCGCCAGAGACCGTCGCCAACAAGGACCTCGCCTACATCATCGATAGCGCCACCTTCCAGAAAGAAGTCATCGAAAACCCCGGGCCCCTCCAGGGCTGGAACGGATCCATCACCGGAGGAGCCACCGTCCTCGACTCCTCCTCCTACGGCCAGACCCTCACCCTCGGCATCGGCCTCATTCGAGCCATCCCCTCAGTCCCCTACCTTCCTGCGCGAACCCGCACCACCTTCAACCTTCTCGAAACCTACGGCAAGCTGACCCAGCCCGTTATCCCGCAGACCAAACCACCCTCACCCGACTCCGTCGCCAAGACCAACATCTTCCACACCGACTTCGAGCACGACAAGTACCTCACCCCGCGCTTCTACATGCTCGGTGACCTCTCTTACGACCACAACTACTCTCAGGGGCTCGACCTCCAGCAGATCTACGGTGGAGGTCTCGGTTACACCGTCTTCCAGACCCCCATCCAAGAGCTCGACTTCAAGACTGACATCCACTACGAGCGCCAGAACTTCGTCCAGTACCCTCCGCCCAAGGTCTCCACCCCCAACCAGAACCTCATCGGCTCCACCTTCGGCGAGGCGTACAAGCGCAACCTGCCCTACAAGCTCCTCTTCACCGAGAGCGGAACCTACATCCAGTCCTGGAACAACACCCACGCCTACTCGGCGATCTTCGCTTCGGGCCTGACGCTGCCCACCTACAAGCGCCTCAGCCTCAGCGTGAACCTGCTCGACACCTACCTCAACAATCCGGCCTTCGGTTACCAGAAGAACAGCCTGCAGTTCGTCACCGGCGTCACCTACACGCTCCACTAG
- a CDS encoding SDR family NAD(P)-dependent oxidoreductase gives MGSLQGKTVLITGASSGIGRATAMAFAREGSRVLVCARRVDRLKELEPSLTAAGAKAVASFEVDVQDRAAVEAAIAALPAEWSEIDVLVNNAGLSRGLTKVYEDDPQNWEEMIDTNVKGLLYVTRAVVPGMVSRGRGHVVNLGSTAAYITYANGAVYCATKAAEKSISEGLKIDLMGTPVRVTSVDAGMVETEFSEVRFRGDRERAEKVYQNITPLQPEDLADAIVWAASRPAHVNIHTVVMTTIDQANSVVFHRHS, from the coding sequence ATGGGATCTCTACAAGGGAAGACAGTCTTGATTACGGGCGCGAGCTCCGGAATTGGCCGGGCGACCGCTATGGCTTTTGCACGCGAGGGCTCGCGGGTGCTAGTGTGTGCGCGGCGTGTGGACCGGCTCAAGGAGCTGGAGCCTTCACTGACGGCAGCTGGAGCAAAGGCTGTTGCGAGCTTTGAGGTCGACGTTCAGGACCGCGCGGCAGTTGAGGCAGCGATTGCGGCGCTGCCGGCCGAGTGGAGCGAGATCGATGTTCTGGTGAACAACGCCGGCCTGAGCCGAGGGCTGACCAAGGTCTACGAGGACGATCCGCAGAACTGGGAAGAGATGATCGACACCAATGTTAAGGGGCTGCTGTATGTGACACGCGCCGTCGTGCCGGGAATGGTGTCGCGGGGCCGGGGCCATGTCGTCAACCTGGGATCGACGGCGGCCTATATTACGTATGCGAATGGCGCGGTGTACTGCGCAACGAAGGCGGCGGAGAAGTCGATCAGCGAAGGGCTGAAGATCGATCTGATGGGAACGCCGGTGCGCGTGACGTCAGTGGATGCGGGGATGGTGGAGACGGAGTTCAGCGAAGTGAGGTTTCGTGGCGATAGGGAGCGGGCGGAGAAGGTGTACCAGAACATTACGCCGCTTCAGCCGGAGGACCTGGCGGATGCCATCGTGTGGGCGGCCTCGCGCCCGGCGCATGTCAACATCCACACGGTAGTTATGACGACGATCGACCAGGCCAACTCGGTGGTCTTTCATCGACATAGCTGA